The segment TCTTGTTTCAGCACTTCTGGGGACCAGGTGAGTACACAGCAGAATTTACCCTGGCACAGTCTTATTAATATCAGATATTAGCATTATTAGTGCAGGCTTACACAAAGATCTGTGGACAATCTTTTACAGTTCACCAGCTCACATCAGAACGACCTTCAACAAAGTGTTACCAACCAATGAAATGATTAACATGAAGTTAGGATTAATCAAATTGAAACCCTTTCTTGCTTTATGGCACTAGTTTGCTTCAAACTGGCAACTTTATATAGTTGTCCTAGCATCTTGCATAGTGGCATGATATACTACACATTATTATAAGTTTGTTAACACATGATTGTAAACTTGTTAACACATGATTGTAAGCTTGTTAACACATGATTGCAAGTTTGTTAACACATGATTAGTTAGCTCATGACTAAAGTTTGTAACCACATGCTTGTAAGTTTGTTAACAcatgaatgtgtttgttgtgacagTGGCCAATTGGGGACTCCCACTGGCAGCCCTTGGGGACCTGAAGAAGGATCCAGAGATTATCAGTGGAAAGATGACCATAGGTAAATTGACCATAAACGTCTCTGGCACCATTTTGACCACTACCTGGCTCCAGATAATTTGTTTAGTCCTGTAGACATTGTAACTGATGGCTCGTTGAGTAAGACACATGCCATGACAGGAAGATATTAGCTTTTGAAAAAGGGAGCatgctttcttcattttcacgagagttTCAAGGAACCCCTCCTGCATTTGCCCTTGTCATGACACTGTATATGAAATGGCACAAATGAAATACTTTCAGTGTGCCCTGGCGGCACAACTATAATTATGAAAGTAGATAATTCTCACCATGAGACTGTTATATGTTaaaaatcaaaccaaattaAATGGTTAAAACCTTTTATTGCTCATCTTGAAACTGTTTATCAGTGGCACTCTCACATCTCACAGCTTAACATGTTCAGCTATTTTGAAtgtaaattttgttttgaattagACCAAGGTTTGTGGTTTACTTTATATGTCAAAGACAAATGAAGCTTTGCTATTCTTACCGTCATGATAGTTGTTCAGGAAATCCAGCTCCCAAGTTCACATGTTCACATGATGTTTACTGATTTAATAAACAGTAAATGAAAGGACATAATTGTTGTTCCATTTTAAGTTCATTCAGATTATCAGAAGGAATAGACTCACATACTTTTATTGAGGTAGACCTTAACTGTCTGACTGTTGCCTATTGCCACCTTTCGAACAAACTGCGTTAGATATCAGACCCcggaagatcccggggtagaataggccttcagcaacctatgcttgccataaaaggcgactatgcttgccgtaaaagccGACtagcaggatcaggtggtcaggctcgctgacacttgtcatcagttcccaattgcgcagatcagtgctaatgttgttgatcactggattgtgtggtccagactcaattatttacagaccgctgccatatagctggaatattcctgagtgctcCACCAGGACGATTTCAGCTTGTTACCAATCTATGCCTACTGAATTTGCCTTGATAATCTGGATATTCGTTTTCCGGAACTGGATGCTAAGTAGCTGTAACCAGTCAGTAAAATAGACAGAAAATTGCTTTACAGTCTGAATGCTGTCAGTCATGTTCACGAACTGTAAGAACACCTTCCAGCGATGTTTACTTTACTGGCCTCAGTAAGTTGGAACAATAAACACTTGGTGACATGCAGTACACAAGATGAACTCTTGTTAACTTTTCAGAAATGTCAATtaagtgttgttttaattaGACTTTAAAGGCTTTCAACAGAAGTCTTATGTGAGATATCGCCATAATACAAGGCGTGTATGAGAAGTGAGCTGTTTTACTATTGGTCAAAGTactttgacagacagatgcggTCACGTGGACTTCAAGTTATTTCTCTTCTCAACAACACTGCAAGTCACAAGTGTGCTTTGCTAACTTTGCAAAATGTGACCTTGCATTTTTTGCCACCAAAACCCATGCCTCATGTTCAACCGATGGATGTATGTATTATTCggactttcacaaatttatttgGTGGAAAAACTTTGAGAATTCACAaataatgtgtgagtgagtgtaattttTGCGAAATGAAAAAGACATTGATTGCTATCAAGTTGTACTTTTAGCATAAGACTAGTTtcgtactgtcagtataggatgaGCGATGTGTTATGAGatcattttcattatatttaagtTGGTTCCGATTATGTATGATATAAGGCAGCACATACGTGTTTAGTAAACTTACTCAATGACATGTACCTAGGTGAGTAAAGTCACTGAAATGCATGAAAGCAGTTGGTAACAGAAAATGACATGCCATTTCAACATTCACAATACCCACtctaaaaaaatacaatagataCAGTACCCTCATGAGGTAagtcttatctggagctctgattgcagctatatcatgggttggggacaccagaaatggggttcacacattgtaccccagtgaggaattgaacctagatcttcagtgtgacgaatgGACGCTTTAACttcaaggctaccccactatgAGTCAGCCAGTCTTATTGTGATGTTTTTGCTTCAATGTTTTGTTGCAGCACTGGCTATCTACTCCATGCTGTTCATGAGGTTCGCTATCAAGGTCCAGCCTCGCAACATGCTGCTCTTCTCCTGTCACATCACTAATGAGTTTGCTCAACTAACTCAGTTAGCACGCTTCATGAACCACCAGTAAGTCGGAAACCTCTGCTGTATTAGCCCATGGTAGCGTACTCAAGGCCCGTGAAGATGTCTGTTAAAAtataaccaatgcttgtcgtaacagacAACTGAATAGAGAGGTCAAGGTCAGGTTCTTGATGAATCTTATCTTTTTTGACTGATCATCACTGGGTTGTGAGCCTATTTGCTTGACTGTTGACAAATTTCCGGGATGTAGTTGCTTGAATAATTATGTGAGTGCTATGTCCATTCATGAAACTGCCCTGTGTACAGGTTTAGTTAATTGATGTCATCTGCCATTTGAAAAGATTCCATAACCTTCGAAAAGCTTATTGTAAATCAGTcacacattttgacatgttaacatattttttcagttaCCTTTCTGGTGCAtcaaagaagaagaaggttGAGGCCAACCCTGAAGCAGCAGACGTGAAGAACCTCCAAGAGTCCAAGCCACATATATCTTCCTCCTCTCCATAATGTGTGCTTGTTGACAGACACTTGGTAGTTACATCTTCCTGTTGGAGGGCCCACACCCTCAACCCTCAACCCTCAACCCTCAACCCTCAACCCTCAACCCTCAACCCTCAACCCCCTACCCCCACCgatacactgacacacacctacatCATTACCTTACCTTGATGTGTAACCTTACACCTGTGTCACAGGCGGTATTGCTATTCATCAAAGTGTACAGTCAGATCATTGCCTTTGAGATCATGAAAATGATCAAAGTGCTTCCTCTCACAA is part of the Haliotis asinina isolate JCU_RB_2024 chromosome 6, JCU_Hal_asi_v2, whole genome shotgun sequence genome and harbors:
- the LOC137287128 gene encoding mitochondrial pyruvate carrier 1-like, with translation MAGVLAKKAVTYVKSKEFREYLCSTHFWGPVANWGLPLAALGDLKKDPEIISGKMTIALAIYSMLFMRFAIKVQPRNMLLFSCHITNEFAQLTQLARFMNHHYLSGASKKKKVEANPEAADVKNLQESKPHISSSSP